Proteins from one Malaya genurostris strain Urasoe2022 chromosome 2, Malgen_1.1, whole genome shotgun sequence genomic window:
- the LOC131428325 gene encoding glutamine synthetase 1, mitochondrial-like encodes MASRIISLAFRQKVATLSGTGVTARMIHIGSVRSSNILQDSPNAQLNKTLLDRYRRLDYDSKFVQATYVWIDGTGEHVRLKDRVLDYSPQKPEDCPNWQYDGSSTYQALGGNSDMKLVPRALYRDPFKVGEKDVIVLCDTYQPDGKPTESNKRAAMQDAYNATKSYEPWFGIEQEYTFLDIDHRPLGWPSGGFPGPQGPYYCATGAENVVGRDIAEAHAVACLYAGIDFAGTNAEVMPAQWEFQVGPSLGMKCADDIWVARYILWRIAEDYGVVVSFDPKPMEGNWNGAGGHCNFSTKEMRETNGIEAIKKAIEKLSKKHAKHIKAYDPRGGKDNERRLVGRLETSSIDKFSWGVADRSTSVRIPRSVDEMKKGYLEDRRPSSNCDPYSVCNAILTTCLIED; translated from the coding sequence ATGGCCTCCAGAATCATTAGTCTGGCGTTCCGTCAGAAAGTGGCTACGCTTTCCGGCACCGGGGTCACAGCGCGCATGATCCACATCGGCTCGGTACGTAGCTCGAATATACTGCAGGACTCACCGAATGCCCAACTTAACAAAACGCTGCTGGATCGTTACCGTCGTCTGGATTACGATAGCAAATTCGTTCAGGCAACGTACGTGTGGATTGATGGAACCGGTGAACACGTCCGTCTGAAGGATCGTGTGCTGGATTACAGCCCCCAGAAACCGGAGGATTGCCCCAACTGGCAGTATGACGGTAGCTCGACTTATCAGGCTTTGGGTGGAAATTCCGATATGAAACTGGTTCCTCGAGCTCTGTATAGAGATCCGTTCAAAGTAGGCGAGAAAGATGTTATTGTTTTGTGTGACACATACCAACCGGATGGCAAGCCTACTGAGTCCAACAAGCGAGCCGCTATGCAGGATGCCTACAATGCAACGAAATCATACGAGCCCTGGTTTGGGATTGAACAGGAGTACACGTTCTTAGACATCGATCATAGACCGCTTGGTTGGCCGTCCGGTGGATTTCCTGGTCCGCAAGGTCCGTATTACTGTGCAACGGGAGCGGAAAACGTTGTTGGTCGAGATATTGCTGAAGCTCATGCTGTTGCCTGTTTGTATGCCGGAATTGATTTTGCCGGAACCAATGCCGAGGTGATGCCGGCTCAGTGGGAGTTCCAGGTTGGACCGAGTCTAGGCATGAAGTGTGCCGACGACATTTGGGTTGCTCGGTACATTCTGTGGCGCATCGCCGAGGACTACGGTGTGGTTGTGTCCTTTGACCCGAAGCCCATGGAGGGAAATTGGAATGGGGCCGGTGGGCACTGTAATTTCTCCACCAAGGAAATGCGGGAAACTAACGGCATCGAGGCCATCAAGAAGGCTATTGAAAAACTCTCGAAGAAACATGCCAAACACATCAAAGCCTACGATCCACGCGGAGGAAAGGACAATGAAAGGCGTTTGGTTGGTCGCTTGGAAACCTCTTCGATCGATAAGTTTAGCTGGGGTGTCGCAGATCGGAGCACCAGCGTACGCATTCCACGTAGTGTGGACGAGATGAAGAAGGGATACCTGGAGGATAGACGTCCCAGCTCGAACTGTGACCCTTACAGTGTTTGTAATGCGATTCTTACCACCTGTTTGATTGAAGATTGA